A single region of the Malaclemys terrapin pileata isolate rMalTer1 chromosome 4, rMalTer1.hap1, whole genome shotgun sequence genome encodes:
- the LOC128836730 gene encoding cyclic GMP-AMP synthase-like isoform X2 — MSKPIPSARTKQGEVPQRKAGESRGRNSKADEGTESPGVMDAQSVSQAAEFAVTTSGSKLRAPEAPSNQDSECSQQPSKTCLQLSRAGSAKPTDESGGVTSEVPETMPAKSRSKQSNRAPECAKERKIPQRTARGGRGKGAQDEEGIEGSETAAILSPSAPEQLSAHCPRPKQTGSTQGRRESAGHLGQLYSRSTSADLCESSEMAAAALAMPSQDVVLRIKKRAKALTLKQEEINKAARIFNGFINPFIRYLKESPERPYFKEVTKLTTGSYYEFVKIDHPDEFDVMLALPVRSCMYTEVDDWNGLYYKVTLRRQTRSFPTPFLLEDGNTVSPVKVLEEFRKHVSQFTLSYEEVWRISLSHIEKEILNNHGNTKTCCESYHTKCCRKTCIRLLKSLFKDLKKDYPRQLSHLCSYYAKTSFLHTLTQWKEDTDWKPSDIACCFLRVLDDFIQHVENTNLPHFFIPNCNLFYSFPPKDLKFLLERLREQKGNGLQVFAAHEE; from the exons ATGTCTAAACCAATTCCTTCTGCAAGAACCAAGCAGGGAGAAGTTCCTCAGAGAAAAGCTGGGGAGAGTAGAGGCAGAAACTCAAAGGCTGATGAAGGGACAGAAAGCCCAGGAGTTATGGATGCTCAGTCTGTGTCACAAGCAGCAGAATTTGCAGTCACCACATCTGGAAGCAAGTTGAGGGCACCAGAGGCTCCAAGTAATCAAGACTCAGAGTGCTCACAGCAGCCCTCAAAGACTTGTCtacagctgagcagggctggttctGCAAAACCAACAGATGAATCTGGAG GAGTCACATCTGAGGTGCCTGAAACAATGCCTGCCAAAAGCCGGAGCAAGCAAAGTAACCGGGCTCCTGAATGTGCGAAGGAAAGAAAGATTCCTCAGAGAACAGCCAGAGGAGGGAGAGGCAAAGGAGCACAGGATGAGGAGGGGATAGAAGGCTCAGAAACGGCAGCTATTCTGTCTCCATCagccccagagcagctctctgcgcACTGCCCACGCCCCAAGCAGACTGGATCTACCCAAGGAAGGAGAGAATCTGCAG GACACCTTGGACAACTCTATTCCAGGTCCACCTCTGCTGACCTGTGTGAGAGCTCAGAGATGGCAGCAGCTGCTCTCGCCATGCCAAGCCAAGATGTTGTTCTCCGCATTAAAAAGAGGGCAAAAGCTCTCACTCTGAAACAAGAGGAGATAAACAAGGCTGCTAGAATATTTAATGGCTTCATTAACCCATTCATTAGATACCTGAAGGAGAGTCCAGAGAGGCCCTACTTTAAGGAGGTGACCAAGTTGACCACGGGCAGCTACTATGAGTTTGTGAAA ATTGATCACCCAGATGAGTTTGACGTGATGCTGGCTCTGCCAGTTCGAAGCTGTATGTATACGGAAGTGGATGACTGGAATGGGCTCTACTACAAAGTTACTTTGCGGAGGCAGACCCGGAGCTTCCCCACACCTTTCCTGCTGGAGGATGGGAATACCGTGTCGCCTGTGAAAGTCCTGGAGGAATTCAGGAAACATGTCAGTCAGTTCACATTATCCTACGAAG AGGTCtggagaatttctctctctcatattgaAAAGGAGATTTTGAATAACCATGGCAACACTAAAACCTGCTGTGAATCTTATCATACCAAGTGCTGCAG GAAAACCTGTATCCGGCTACTGAAGAGCCTTTTTAAGGACCTGAAGAAAGACTATCCCAGGCAACTAAGTCACCTGTGCTCTTACTATGCAAAGACGTCCTTTCTCCACACTCTGACACAGTGGAAAGAGGACACAGACTGGAAACCTTCTGACATTGCCTGCTGTTTTCTCAGAGTGCTGGATGACTTCATTCAGCACGTGGAAAACACCAACCTGCCCCATTTTTTTATTCCAAACTGCAACCTGTTCTATAGCTTCCCTCCAAAGGATTTGAAATTCCTGCTAGAGCGCTTACGAGAGCAGAAAGGGAATGGGTTGCAAGTATTTGCAGCTCATGAGGAATAG
- the LOC128836730 gene encoding cyclic GMP-AMP synthase-like isoform X1, which translates to MSKPIPSARTKQGEVPQRKAGESRGRNSKADEGTESPGVMDAQSVSQAAEFAVTTSGSKLRAPEAPSNQDSECSQQPSKTCLQLSRAGSAKPTDESGGVTSEVPETMPAKSRSKQSNRAPECAKERKIPQRTARGGRGKGAQDEEGIEGSETAAILSPSAPEQLSAHCPRPKQTGSTQGRRESAGHLGQLYSRSTSADLCESSEMAAAALAMPSQDVVLRIKKRAKALTLKQEEINKAARIFNGFINPFIRYLKESPERPYFKEVTKLTTGSYYEFVKIDHPDEFDVMLALPVRSCMYTEVDDWNGLYYKVTLRRQTRSFPTPFLLEDGNTVSPVKVLEEFRKHVSQFTLSYEVPSPGWKMKLSRKKQNSPATTVVMLDDKGGEVVSIDLVPALEISPPWPDSCRVGQDVEKWLGKKTKLRNNPFYFVAKQPRGHDDKEVWRISLSHIEKEILNNHGNTKTCCESYHTKCCRKTCIRLLKSLFKDLKKDYPRQLSHLCSYYAKTSFLHTLTQWKEDTDWKPSDIACCFLRVLDDFIQHVENTNLPHFFIPNCNLFYSFPPKDLKFLLERLREQKGNGLQVFAAHEE; encoded by the exons ATGTCTAAACCAATTCCTTCTGCAAGAACCAAGCAGGGAGAAGTTCCTCAGAGAAAAGCTGGGGAGAGTAGAGGCAGAAACTCAAAGGCTGATGAAGGGACAGAAAGCCCAGGAGTTATGGATGCTCAGTCTGTGTCACAAGCAGCAGAATTTGCAGTCACCACATCTGGAAGCAAGTTGAGGGCACCAGAGGCTCCAAGTAATCAAGACTCAGAGTGCTCACAGCAGCCCTCAAAGACTTGTCtacagctgagcagggctggttctGCAAAACCAACAGATGAATCTGGAG GAGTCACATCTGAGGTGCCTGAAACAATGCCTGCCAAAAGCCGGAGCAAGCAAAGTAACCGGGCTCCTGAATGTGCGAAGGAAAGAAAGATTCCTCAGAGAACAGCCAGAGGAGGGAGAGGCAAAGGAGCACAGGATGAGGAGGGGATAGAAGGCTCAGAAACGGCAGCTATTCTGTCTCCATCagccccagagcagctctctgcgcACTGCCCACGCCCCAAGCAGACTGGATCTACCCAAGGAAGGAGAGAATCTGCAG GACACCTTGGACAACTCTATTCCAGGTCCACCTCTGCTGACCTGTGTGAGAGCTCAGAGATGGCAGCAGCTGCTCTCGCCATGCCAAGCCAAGATGTTGTTCTCCGCATTAAAAAGAGGGCAAAAGCTCTCACTCTGAAACAAGAGGAGATAAACAAGGCTGCTAGAATATTTAATGGCTTCATTAACCCATTCATTAGATACCTGAAGGAGAGTCCAGAGAGGCCCTACTTTAAGGAGGTGACCAAGTTGACCACGGGCAGCTACTATGAGTTTGTGAAA ATTGATCACCCAGATGAGTTTGACGTGATGCTGGCTCTGCCAGTTCGAAGCTGTATGTATACGGAAGTGGATGACTGGAATGGGCTCTACTACAAAGTTACTTTGCGGAGGCAGACCCGGAGCTTCCCCACACCTTTCCTGCTGGAGGATGGGAATACCGTGTCGCCTGTGAAAGTCCTGGAGGAATTCAGGAAACATGTCAGTCAGTTCACATTATCCTACGAAG TGCCTTCCCCAGGGTGGAAAATGAAGCTAAGCAGGAAGAAACAGAACAGCCCAGCAACAACTGTTGTGATGCTAGATGACAAAGGTGGCGAGGTCGTGTCTATTGATCTTGTTCCTGCTTTGGAAATCTCACCCCCCTGGCCTGATTCATGTAGGGTAGGGCAGGATGTTGAAAAATGGCTGGGGAAGAAAACCAAGCTGAGGAATAACccattttattttgttgccaaGCAGCCACGTGGGCACGATGACAAAG AGGTCtggagaatttctctctctcatattgaAAAGGAGATTTTGAATAACCATGGCAACACTAAAACCTGCTGTGAATCTTATCATACCAAGTGCTGCAG GAAAACCTGTATCCGGCTACTGAAGAGCCTTTTTAAGGACCTGAAGAAAGACTATCCCAGGCAACTAAGTCACCTGTGCTCTTACTATGCAAAGACGTCCTTTCTCCACACTCTGACACAGTGGAAAGAGGACACAGACTGGAAACCTTCTGACATTGCCTGCTGTTTTCTCAGAGTGCTGGATGACTTCATTCAGCACGTGGAAAACACCAACCTGCCCCATTTTTTTATTCCAAACTGCAACCTGTTCTATAGCTTCCCTCCAAAGGATTTGAAATTCCTGCTAGAGCGCTTACGAGAGCAGAAAGGGAATGGGTTGCAAGTATTTGCAGCTCATGAGGAATAG